One region of Carbonactinospora thermoautotrophica genomic DNA includes:
- a CDS encoding SigE family RNA polymerase sigma factor: protein MRAHEEADFREFVLARSHALRRTAYLLCGDWHQAEDIVQTALTRLYMAWRRVSRRDSIEGYVRQIIFRAYVDERRRGWSRRESPSDDLPDLPADEPGMAEERMVIFRALAKVPRRQRAVLVLRFWEDLRVEETAAVLGCSEGTVKSQTSRGLATLRALLGTPENGFEPTVHPVVHRERS from the coding sequence GTGCGCGCCCATGAGGAGGCGGACTTCCGGGAGTTCGTGCTCGCGCGCTCGCATGCGTTGCGCCGTACGGCGTATCTCCTGTGCGGCGACTGGCACCAGGCCGAGGACATCGTCCAGACCGCACTGACCCGCCTCTACATGGCGTGGCGGCGGGTCTCGCGGCGGGACAGCATCGAGGGGTACGTGCGCCAGATCATCTTCCGCGCGTACGTCGACGAGCGCCGCCGCGGCTGGTCCCGCCGGGAGAGCCCGTCCGACGACCTGCCGGACCTGCCGGCGGACGAACCCGGCATGGCCGAGGAGCGCATGGTGATCTTCCGAGCGCTCGCCAAGGTGCCGCGTCGGCAGCGCGCGGTGCTCGTGCTGCGCTTCTGGGAGGACCTCAGGGTGGAGGAGACGGCCGCGGTGCTGGGCTGCTCCGAGGGCACTGTCAAGAGCCAGACATCACGTGGGCTGGCCACGCTCCGGGCCCTGCTCGGGACGCCGGAGAACGGCTTCGAGCCCACCGTGCACCCCGTCGTACACAGGGAGCGGAGTTGA
- the purS gene encoding phosphoribosylformylglycinamidine synthase subunit PurS translates to MARVVVDVMLKPEILDPQGQAIHGALKRLGFEGVTSVRQGKRFELELDGPADEATLAQVRQMAERLLANTVIEEFQVRVEEVTSA, encoded by the coding sequence GTGGCGCGTGTCGTCGTCGACGTCATGCTCAAGCCGGAAATCCTCGACCCCCAGGGCCAGGCCATCCACGGCGCCCTGAAGCGGCTCGGGTTCGAGGGTGTCACCTCGGTACGCCAGGGCAAGCGGTTCGAGCTGGAGCTCGACGGCCCGGCGGACGAGGCCACGCTGGCACAAGTCCGCCAGATGGCCGAGCGGCTGCTCGCCAACACCGTGATCGAGGAGTTCCAGGTCCGCGTGGAGGAGGTCACGTCCGCATGA
- a CDS encoding phosphoribosylaminoimidazolesuccinocarboxamide synthase: MTLPGLRHIGSGKVRELYAVGDDLLLLVATDRISAYDWVLDSPIPDKGKILTQLSLWWFEQLADLVPNHVVTADVDEFPAELRPHKDELRGRAMLCRRLEMVPVECVARGYLTGSGLADYRRTGAVCGVELPPGLTDGSRLPEPIFTPATKAEIGRHDENISYEAVVATVGEETAAKLRDLTLRIYRRAHDIARERGLILADTKFEFGRDATGRLVLGDEVLTPDSSRYWPADAWEPGRPQPSFDKQFVRDWLTSPESGWDRRSGEAPPPLPEDVVARTRAKYVEAYERLTGRPFVA, encoded by the coding sequence ATGACGCTCCCCGGACTGCGGCACATCGGCTCGGGCAAGGTGCGCGAGCTGTACGCGGTCGGCGATGACCTGCTGTTGCTGGTGGCGACCGACCGGATCTCGGCGTACGACTGGGTGCTGGACTCCCCGATCCCGGACAAGGGGAAGATCCTCACGCAGCTGTCGCTGTGGTGGTTCGAGCAGCTTGCCGACCTGGTGCCGAACCACGTGGTCACGGCGGACGTGGACGAGTTCCCGGCGGAGCTGCGGCCGCACAAGGACGAGCTGCGGGGCCGGGCGATGCTGTGCCGGCGCCTGGAGATGGTGCCGGTGGAGTGCGTCGCCCGCGGGTACCTGACCGGGTCGGGCCTGGCGGACTACCGGCGGACCGGCGCCGTCTGCGGGGTTGAGCTGCCGCCGGGGCTGACCGACGGGTCGCGGCTGCCGGAGCCGATCTTCACGCCGGCCACCAAGGCCGAGATCGGCCGGCACGACGAGAACATCTCCTACGAGGCGGTGGTCGCCACCGTGGGGGAGGAGACCGCGGCGAAGCTGCGCGACCTGACGCTGCGGATCTACCGGCGGGCCCACGACATCGCGCGGGAGCGGGGCCTGATCCTGGCGGACACCAAGTTCGAGTTCGGCCGCGACGCCACCGGCCGCCTGGTGCTGGGCGACGAGGTGCTGACGCCGGACTCGTCCCGGTACTGGCCGGCGGACGCCTGGGAGCCGGGCCGACCCCAGCCCTCGTTCGACAAGCAGTTCGTCCGGGACTGGCTCACCTCGCCGGAGTCCGGCTGGGATCGCCGCTCGGGCGAGGCCCCGCCGCCGCTGCCGGAGGACGTGGTGGCGCGGACGCGCGCGAAGTACGTGGAGGCGTACGAGCGGCTGACCGGGCGGCCCTTCGTCGCCTGA
- the purD gene encoding phosphoribosylamine--glycine ligase yields the protein MKVLVIGGGGREHALCRAIAQDPQVDALVCAPGNAGIAGVAELRPVDQTDPAAVADLAAEVAADLVVIGPEAPLVAGVADAVRARGIACFGPSREAARLEGSKAFAKEVMAAADVPTARAYVCTTEQEAAEALDAFGPPYVVKDDGLAAGKGVVVTEDREQALAHARACGRVVIEEYLDGPEVSLFAVTDGETVVPLQPAQDFKRVGDGDTGPNTGGMGAYSPLPWAPPDLVDDVVRTIVQPTVDEMRRRGTPFQGLLYAGLALTSRGPRVVEFNCRFGDPETQVVLARLRTPLAGLLQAAATGRLADAEPLRWNPGAAVTVVMASEGYPAKPRTGDVIEGLDEAAEVEGAYVLHAGTRRDEQGRVMTAGGRVLNVTATAPTLRAARDRAYEAVGKIRFTGAHYRRDIAHRAIEADQG from the coding sequence GTGAAGGTGCTCGTCATCGGGGGCGGCGGGCGGGAGCACGCCCTGTGCCGCGCCATCGCCCAGGACCCGCAGGTGGACGCGCTCGTCTGCGCGCCCGGCAACGCCGGGATCGCAGGTGTGGCCGAACTACGGCCGGTGGACCAGACCGACCCGGCGGCGGTCGCCGACCTGGCTGCGGAGGTCGCCGCCGACCTGGTGGTGATCGGGCCGGAGGCGCCTCTGGTCGCCGGCGTGGCCGACGCGGTGCGGGCGCGCGGGATCGCGTGCTTCGGCCCGTCGCGGGAGGCCGCGCGGCTCGAGGGCTCGAAGGCGTTCGCCAAGGAGGTCATGGCCGCGGCTGACGTGCCGACCGCCCGGGCGTACGTGTGCACCACCGAGCAGGAGGCGGCCGAGGCGCTGGACGCGTTCGGACCGCCGTACGTGGTGAAGGACGACGGGCTGGCGGCCGGCAAGGGCGTGGTCGTCACCGAGGACCGGGAGCAGGCGCTCGCGCACGCCCGAGCCTGTGGGCGGGTGGTGATCGAGGAGTACCTGGACGGGCCCGAGGTGTCGCTGTTCGCGGTCACCGACGGGGAGACGGTGGTCCCGTTGCAGCCGGCGCAGGACTTCAAGCGGGTCGGGGACGGCGACACCGGCCCGAACACCGGCGGCATGGGCGCGTACTCGCCGCTGCCCTGGGCCCCGCCCGACCTGGTCGACGACGTGGTCCGCACGATCGTCCAGCCGACCGTGGACGAGATGCGCCGGCGCGGCACGCCGTTCCAGGGCCTGCTGTACGCGGGGCTCGCCCTGACCTCCCGCGGCCCGCGCGTGGTGGAGTTCAACTGCCGGTTCGGGGACCCGGAGACCCAGGTGGTGCTGGCCCGGCTGCGGACCCCGCTGGCCGGCCTGCTGCAGGCGGCGGCGACCGGCCGGCTGGCGGACGCAGAACCGCTGCGCTGGAACCCGGGCGCGGCCGTCACGGTGGTGATGGCGAGCGAGGGGTATCCGGCGAAGCCGCGCACCGGTGACGTGATCGAGGGCCTGGACGAGGCGGCCGAGGTCGAGGGCGCGTACGTGCTGCACGCCGGCACCCGGCGGGACGAGCAGGGCCGTGTGATGACCGCGGGCGGCCGGGTGCTGAACGTGACCGCGACCGCGCCGACGCTGCGGGCCGCCCGCGACCGGGCGTACGAGGCGGTTGGCAAGATCCGCTTCACCGGGGCGCACTACCGGCGTGACATCGCGCACAGGGCGATCGAGGCGGACCAGGGCTGA
- the purQ gene encoding phosphoribosylformylglycinamidine synthase subunit PurQ, translating to MTARIGVVTFPGSLDDRDAQRAIRLAGAEPVALWHRDRDLRGVDAVVLPGGFSYGDYLRCGAIARFSPVMETVIEQAGKGLPVLGICNGFQILCESHLLPGALTRNNHLHFICRDQKLRVENNRTAWTNAYEAGQEIVIPLKNGEGGYVCDAETLKRLEGEGRVVARYLDVNPNGSLNDIAGICNEAGNVVGLMPHPEHAVEPLTGPTIDGLGFFTSILKRLVNA from the coding sequence ATGACGGCCCGGATCGGCGTCGTCACGTTCCCCGGCTCCCTCGACGACCGGGACGCCCAGCGCGCGATCCGGCTCGCGGGTGCCGAACCGGTCGCGCTCTGGCACCGCGACCGTGACCTGCGCGGCGTGGACGCGGTCGTGCTGCCCGGCGGCTTCTCGTACGGCGACTACCTGCGCTGCGGCGCGATCGCCCGGTTCTCGCCGGTGATGGAGACGGTCATCGAGCAGGCCGGCAAGGGCCTGCCGGTGCTCGGCATCTGCAACGGCTTCCAGATCCTGTGCGAGTCGCACCTGCTCCCGGGCGCGCTGACCCGCAACAACCACCTGCACTTCATCTGCCGCGACCAGAAGCTGCGCGTCGAGAACAACCGGACCGCCTGGACCAATGCCTACGAGGCGGGCCAGGAGATCGTGATCCCGCTGAAGAACGGCGAAGGCGGCTACGTCTGCGACGCCGAGACCCTCAAGCGCCTGGAGGGCGAGGGCCGGGTCGTCGCGCGGTACCTGGACGTGAACCCCAACGGCTCGCTCAACGACATCGCCGGCATCTGCAACGAGGCCGGCAACGTCGTCGGCCTGATGCCCCACCCCGAGCACGCGGTCGAGCCCCTGACCGGGCCGACCATCGACGGGCTGGGCTTCTTCACCTCGATCCTCAAGCGGCTGGTGAACGCGTGA
- a CDS encoding DUF6247 family protein, producing MSHSDDTQALSPYAPRVDKTPATVRQALDPDLRAEYEAEWRAALDQAKETFDLAAAFDVLERWWPVAQVCVQPGGRQQVERAEREWLAGTLNGIPYDLEGDDL from the coding sequence ATGAGCCACAGCGACGACACCCAAGCGCTGAGCCCCTACGCGCCCCGCGTGGACAAGACCCCCGCCACGGTACGCCAAGCACTTGACCCGGACCTGCGCGCCGAATACGAGGCCGAATGGCGGGCCGCGCTCGATCAAGCGAAGGAGACGTTCGACCTCGCCGCCGCCTTCGACGTGCTTGAACGCTGGTGGCCGGTCGCCCAGGTCTGTGTCCAGCCCGGCGGGCGGCAGCAGGTAGAGCGGGCCGAGCGAGAGTGGCTGGCGGGGACGCTCAACGGCATCCCTTACGACCTTGAGGGCGATGACCTCTGA
- a CDS encoding radical SAM protein: protein MHELIASPFLDHHLVLRPGSLQGLTITDRHYQELRQAAKASEDPPAWLVDAVRRAWSDIDLAGRPASETVLVRTPSPYGYGRASYELNLGCNYDCEHCYLGLKRFEGLSWPDRERLLYILRDVGVLWLQLTGGEPLIDRLFPEVYGLAYELGMMLTISSNGSRLHDPKILDLLTTRRPYRVTLSVYGATPEGYDSLTRRPGSFKKFEKGLLAAHEAGLPLRLNLIITRHNAHEIDAMRAMAERLGLPYMEYTNISPTIYGGAESLPAQSVEHLRQRKPFTGCNAGVTFFHVDPHGRASICKVGRDSQIPLMEEGIEGLRRLPGIADSLLLRQGGCSGCTLSGSCGTCMPLAKRYREANAPLASYCQHGRR, encoded by the coding sequence ATGCACGAGCTCATCGCCAGCCCGTTCTTAGACCACCACCTCGTCCTGCGCCCGGGCAGCCTGCAGGGGTTGACGATCACTGACCGCCACTACCAGGAGTTGCGGCAGGCCGCCAAAGCCAGCGAGGACCCTCCGGCGTGGCTGGTGGACGCGGTACGCCGCGCGTGGAGCGACATCGACCTGGCCGGGCGGCCGGCGAGCGAGACGGTGCTGGTCCGCACGCCGTCGCCCTACGGGTATGGCCGCGCCTCGTATGAGTTGAATCTGGGCTGCAACTACGACTGCGAGCACTGCTACCTCGGCCTGAAACGCTTCGAGGGACTGAGCTGGCCGGACCGGGAGCGGCTGCTGTACATCCTCCGCGACGTAGGGGTGCTGTGGCTCCAGCTCACGGGCGGGGAACCGCTGATCGACAGGCTGTTCCCCGAGGTCTACGGCCTGGCGTACGAGCTGGGCATGATGCTCACCATCTCCTCCAACGGCTCCCGCCTGCACGACCCGAAGATCCTGGACCTGCTCACCACGAGGCGGCCCTACCGGGTCACGCTCAGCGTGTACGGCGCCACCCCCGAGGGCTACGACAGCCTCACCCGCCGCCCAGGCTCATTCAAGAAGTTCGAGAAGGGCCTGCTCGCCGCGCACGAAGCCGGCCTGCCCCTGCGCCTGAACCTGATCATCACCCGCCACAACGCCCACGAGATCGACGCGATGCGGGCCATGGCCGAACGCCTCGGCCTGCCCTACATGGAGTACACCAACATCTCCCCGACGATCTACGGCGGCGCCGAGAGCCTGCCCGCCCAGTCAGTCGAACACCTGCGTCAACGCAAGCCCTTCACCGGTTGCAACGCGGGGGTGACGTTCTTCCACGTCGACCCGCACGGCCGGGCGTCCATCTGCAAGGTGGGCCGCGACTCCCAGATCCCGCTCATGGAAGAGGGCATCGAAGGGTTGCGCCGCCTGCCCGGGATCGCCGACTCTCTCCTGCTCCGCCAGGGCGGCTGCTCCGGCTGCACCCTGAGCGGGTCCTGCGGCACCTGCATGCCGCTGGCCAAGCGGTACCGCGAGGCCAACGCGCCCCTCGCGAGTTACTGCCAGCACGGAAGGAGGTGA
- a CDS encoding GNAT family N-acetyltransferase — MVRLRWDWLGPVVTVPYVPTLGPVHPDALSQDLFDAVIDVSGTGRFLPYDKDRRWSHYKDERVLVGEIIHEPHRTVIPTLSSRGRGVVKVHHYSATPPRRDAAAEWAQKWCATYGAASARVIWFQGSAPRQPAAAASCTRLLLKTFGEDQQQPAQGLVRDLRSCPEQVRATFPAFAQRLAGDGFAFLCERFQAGDVGGPILAAVADQRVVGAIGPMEIMPDSTGVARLLPQYFGVLPEYRGRGYGRALWRAAMHWGQHNGAAYQLLQTEVGGASEQLYLSEGLATLGFVYSTPA; from the coding sequence GTGGTGCGACTGCGGTGGGACTGGCTGGGACCGGTGGTGACTGTCCCCTACGTGCCAACCCTGGGCCCCGTCCACCCCGACGCGCTGTCCCAGGATTTGTTCGACGCCGTCATCGACGTCAGCGGCACGGGGCGGTTCCTGCCCTACGACAAGGACCGCCGCTGGTCCCACTACAAGGACGAGCGGGTCCTGGTTGGGGAGATCATCCACGAGCCGCACCGCACCGTCATCCCCACTCTGTCCAGTCGGGGCCGGGGCGTGGTGAAGGTCCACCACTACAGCGCGACACCGCCGCGCAGGGACGCGGCGGCGGAGTGGGCGCAGAAGTGGTGCGCCACGTATGGCGCCGCCTCGGCCCGCGTCATCTGGTTTCAGGGATCGGCCCCCCGCCAGCCGGCCGCTGCCGCATCATGCACGCGTCTCCTGCTGAAGACCTTCGGCGAAGACCAGCAGCAGCCCGCCCAAGGCCTGGTGCGCGACCTGCGGTCGTGCCCGGAACAGGTGCGCGCCACCTTCCCGGCCTTCGCGCAGCGCCTCGCCGGGGACGGCTTCGCGTTCCTGTGCGAGCGGTTCCAGGCAGGCGACGTGGGCGGCCCCATCCTGGCGGCCGTCGCGGATCAACGCGTTGTCGGCGCGATCGGCCCCATGGAGATCATGCCGGACTCGACGGGGGTCGCCCGGCTCCTGCCGCAGTACTTCGGGGTGCTACCCGAATACCGGGGCAGGGGCTACGGCCGTGCCCTGTGGCGCGCCGCGATGCACTGGGGACAGCACAATGGAGCGGCCTACCAGCTCCTTCAGACCGAGGTCGGGGGAGCATCCGAACAGCTCTACCTGTCCGAAGGACTCGCCACGCTGGGGTTCGTGTACTCGACGCCGGCATGA
- a CDS encoding RNase H family protein, translating to MPTSRLAIVASRGRVSGAEYLRAWRKGHLIYSNGYTLYRKSGWTPTLVTLSRKLASDPRQYKVEWVKGHAGHPLNELADSMAKPALRTLDGYFSRGEAVDLARRYAHRALSEISM from the coding sequence GTGCCCACATCTCGGCTGGCGATAGTCGCCTCGCGTGGGCGAGTCTCGGGGGCTGAGTACCTGCGCGCCTGGCGTAAAGGGCACCTCATCTACTCCAACGGCTACACCCTGTACCGCAAGAGCGGCTGGACACCCACACTCGTAACCCTCTCCCGCAAGCTCGCGAGCGACCCGCGCCAGTACAAGGTCGAGTGGGTCAAAGGCCATGCTGGGCACCCGTTGAACGAGCTGGCCGACTCCATGGCCAAGCCGGCACTACGCACCCTGGACGGGTATTTCAGCCGGGGAGAAGCCGTCGACCTCGCGCGCCGATACGCCCACCGCGCACTGTCCGAGATCAGCATGTGA
- a CDS encoding helix-turn-helix domain-containing protein, producing the protein MADESALSSGIGRRIKEFRERRGVTQTALAAHVGRGSSWLSQIEAGKREIDSYRILVDIANYLHVSLQDLTGHPLGLAPNGRCEHDTVPRIREVLHQYPAWIPEPSAQPDLRALRRRVTDLWERWQASKRRYSEIGPQLPGALTEAQQAARYLSGDDRRRALGMLAELYQLARAFLKRVGELELALMVADRAVTIAYEADHLPLIAASVWNMGMVYSSQGKPDEARHLVREAIRALEPTLPDGSSDHLAMWGALHLLGGILAARTGDNGAAWDALREADRAASRTGERNTYWTVFGPANVGIHTVGVALELGDSRTLQDQIRLVDGSLAASVERRFTHQIQVARAHAQRGEPDATLFALLAAEEESPEDTAFSIEAQQMTRVLLRHERRVTQRAKLRGLAQRIGVLN; encoded by the coding sequence ATGGCCGACGAGTCCGCCCTGTCCAGCGGCATCGGCAGGCGCATCAAGGAGTTCCGCGAGCGGCGCGGCGTCACGCAGACCGCGCTCGCCGCGCACGTGGGCCGCGGCTCATCTTGGCTGTCCCAGATCGAGGCCGGCAAACGCGAGATCGACAGCTACCGCATCCTGGTCGACATCGCCAACTACCTGCACGTCAGCCTCCAAGACCTCACCGGGCATCCGCTGGGCCTGGCACCCAACGGCCGCTGCGAGCATGACACCGTGCCGCGGATCCGGGAGGTTCTTCACCAGTACCCGGCGTGGATCCCAGAACCGTCCGCGCAGCCTGACCTGCGCGCGTTGCGGCGCCGCGTCACGGACCTGTGGGAGCGGTGGCAGGCGTCGAAGCGGCGGTACAGCGAGATCGGCCCTCAGCTACCTGGAGCGCTCACCGAGGCGCAGCAGGCCGCCCGGTACCTGTCCGGGGACGACCGGCGCCGGGCGCTGGGGATGCTGGCCGAGCTGTACCAGTTGGCGCGTGCGTTCCTGAAGCGGGTGGGTGAGCTGGAGCTGGCGCTGATGGTCGCGGACCGGGCGGTCACGATCGCGTACGAGGCGGATCACCTCCCGTTGATCGCTGCGAGCGTGTGGAACATGGGCATGGTGTACTCCAGTCAGGGCAAGCCTGACGAGGCACGTCACCTCGTCCGTGAGGCGATCCGGGCTCTGGAACCGACCCTGCCGGACGGAAGCAGCGACCATCTGGCCATGTGGGGTGCTCTGCACCTGCTCGGTGGCATCCTCGCGGCCCGTACCGGTGACAACGGCGCGGCGTGGGACGCGCTCCGCGAGGCGGACCGGGCCGCCAGCCGAACCGGGGAGCGGAACACGTACTGGACGGTGTTCGGCCCGGCGAACGTCGGCATCCACACAGTGGGAGTCGCCCTGGAGCTGGGAGACAGCCGGACACTCCAGGATCAGATACGGCTCGTGGACGGGAGCCTCGCGGCGTCGGTCGAGCGGCGCTTCACCCATCAGATTCAGGTCGCCCGCGCACACGCCCAGCGAGGCGAGCCTGACGCGACGCTGTTCGCGCTGCTGGCCGCCGAGGAGGAGTCGCCAGAAGACACAGCGTTCAGCATCGAAGCGCAGCAGATGACCCGCGTCCTGCTGCGGCACGAACGGCGGGTGACGCAGCGCGCGAAGCTGCGGGGGTTGGCGCAGCGTATCGGCGTGCTCAACTAG
- the purB gene encoding adenylosuccinate lyase has protein sequence MIERYTLPEMGRVWSEQHKYELWCKVETLVLEAHARAGVVPADCVEPVRQAPPPTPEAVAEVEKVTQHDVIAFLTAWADNTTPREAAAYVHHGMTSSDLLDTALALQLVEATDILLDKATELVAVLRDHALEHRRTLRVGRTHGIHGEPDVWGHRVADFAFAMARSRDRLRRARESVGVMAISGAVGTYSNIDPAVEAYVAEKLGLRQADVSTQVIMRDGIAEWVSALAIIATVCEAVALEIRHGQRTEVRELWEPFGKGQKGSSAMPHKKNPILCERICGLARVVRAQIVPVMEGIPLWHERDISHSSVERIALPDAAIATDYLLHLTTRVMRGLVVDADRMRQNLEATGGLIYSSAVLLELLKTNMSREDAYALTQAAAMETWNTGRPFRETLREQAAAAGKQLDEERLDEIFRPERYVERLDGVFERLEKLA, from the coding sequence GTGATCGAGCGTTACACGCTGCCCGAGATGGGCCGCGTCTGGAGCGAGCAGCACAAGTACGAGCTCTGGTGCAAGGTCGAGACGCTCGTGCTCGAGGCCCACGCCCGCGCAGGGGTCGTGCCCGCGGACTGCGTGGAGCCGGTGCGGCAGGCCCCGCCGCCGACTCCGGAGGCCGTCGCCGAGGTCGAGAAGGTCACCCAGCACGACGTCATCGCGTTCCTCACCGCCTGGGCGGACAACACCACCCCGCGGGAGGCCGCCGCGTACGTGCACCACGGCATGACCTCCTCCGACCTGCTGGACACGGCCCTCGCGCTGCAGCTCGTCGAGGCCACCGACATCCTGCTCGACAAGGCGACCGAGCTGGTCGCCGTGCTGCGCGACCACGCCCTGGAGCACCGGCGCACCCTGCGGGTCGGCCGCACCCACGGCATCCACGGCGAGCCCGACGTGTGGGGCCACCGCGTCGCCGACTTCGCTTTCGCCATGGCCCGGTCCCGCGACCGGCTGCGCCGGGCCCGCGAGTCGGTCGGGGTGATGGCCATCTCCGGCGCCGTCGGCACGTACTCCAACATCGACCCGGCCGTCGAGGCGTACGTGGCGGAGAAGCTCGGCCTGCGGCAGGCCGACGTGTCCACCCAGGTGATCATGCGCGACGGCATCGCCGAGTGGGTCAGCGCGCTCGCCATCATCGCGACCGTCTGCGAGGCCGTCGCCCTGGAGATCCGGCACGGGCAGCGCACCGAGGTCCGTGAGCTGTGGGAACCCTTCGGCAAGGGCCAGAAGGGCTCCTCGGCCATGCCGCACAAGAAGAACCCCATCCTGTGCGAGCGGATCTGCGGTCTCGCCCGCGTCGTGCGCGCCCAGATCGTGCCGGTCATGGAGGGCATCCCGCTCTGGCACGAGCGGGACATCTCCCACTCGTCCGTCGAGCGCATCGCGCTGCCCGACGCGGCCATCGCCACCGACTACCTGCTCCACCTCACCACGCGGGTCATGCGGGGCCTGGTCGTGGACGCCGACCGGATGCGCCAGAACCTGGAGGCCACCGGCGGGCTGATCTACAGCTCCGCGGTCCTGCTCGAGCTCCTCAAGACGAACATGTCCCGCGAAGATGCGTACGCGCTCACGCAGGCCGCCGCCATGGAGACGTGGAACACCGGAAGGCCCTTCCGCGAGACGCTGCGCGAACAGGCCGCTGCCGCCGGCAAGCAGCTGGACGAGGAACGCCTCGACGAGATCTTCCGGCCTGAACGGTACGTGGAACGCCTGGACGGGGTGTTCGAGCGACTGGAGAAGCTCGCATGA
- a CDS encoding N,N-dimethylformamidase beta subunit family domain-containing protein, which translates to MAGEKDPFQRPVTRRGALIGLLSAGTVTALAGIAAAASRGSVTPLGGAVPPEPGNAGAGAWSWTEPLPGLDPTPTTRPTMRPTMRPTPPTPGREPDAPRGARGLARGGRSDGQQIIRLENVHRGSSGWKIRLPADDRREQIKAYASATSVDLGERIDFHVSVNPAQEFRIRVYRLGWYGGLGGRLMTSSPVLRGTTQRPPATDPVTGMVSCDWTRSWSLVIPKTWVSGLYLAVCTNEKGFQHAVPFVVRDDAHPGEVLVVLPFTTYQAYNPYPLDNRDGKSLYYGFTPGGVQAATLRSRAVSFDRPYADSGLPNHFDKDVAFIQWAEREGYDVTYATSVDLHAGRVSPRRHRVLVFPGHDEYWSTQMRRVVEEARHDGTHQVWLCANNMYWRVRFEPNAHGVEDRVMVCYKDMTDPVYHVGGPTVLWRTVDQPEQSVLGAQYVAIVGRPAPLVASGTDHWFWAGTKVREGQRFPRLVGVEADAIQSRYQLPAAVEHVSLSASPFYDPAGRRRMQNTSLYQAPSGAWVFVAGTFHWPLALSKPGWVEPRIQQATENLFRKLLAK; encoded by the coding sequence TTGGCTGGGGAGAAGGACCCGTTCCAGCGTCCGGTCACGCGCCGCGGCGCGCTGATCGGGCTGTTGAGCGCGGGTACCGTGACGGCGCTGGCCGGGATCGCGGCGGCCGCGTCACGCGGGAGCGTGACGCCGCTGGGTGGCGCCGTGCCGCCGGAGCCCGGGAACGCCGGGGCCGGCGCCTGGAGCTGGACCGAACCGCTTCCCGGTCTCGACCCGACGCCGACCACGCGGCCGACCATGCGGCCGACCATGCGGCCGACGCCGCCCACCCCCGGGAGGGAGCCGGACGCGCCACGGGGAGCCCGCGGGCTGGCCCGCGGGGGCCGGTCCGACGGCCAGCAGATCATCCGGCTGGAGAACGTTCACCGGGGCTCGTCCGGCTGGAAGATCCGCCTGCCGGCCGATGACAGGCGTGAGCAGATCAAGGCGTACGCCTCGGCGACCAGCGTGGACCTGGGCGAACGGATCGACTTCCACGTCAGCGTGAACCCGGCCCAGGAGTTCCGCATCCGCGTGTACCGGCTCGGCTGGTACGGGGGCCTGGGCGGCCGGCTCATGACGTCCAGCCCGGTGCTCCGCGGCACCACGCAACGCCCGCCCGCGACCGACCCGGTGACCGGCATGGTGTCCTGCGACTGGACCCGGTCCTGGTCGCTGGTGATCCCGAAGACGTGGGTGAGCGGCCTGTACCTGGCGGTGTGCACCAACGAGAAGGGCTTCCAGCACGCGGTGCCGTTCGTGGTCCGCGACGACGCCCACCCGGGTGAGGTCCTGGTGGTGCTGCCGTTCACCACCTACCAGGCGTACAACCCGTACCCGCTCGACAATCGCGACGGGAAGAGCCTGTACTACGGGTTCACCCCGGGCGGGGTGCAGGCCGCGACGCTGCGCTCCCGGGCGGTGTCGTTCGACCGGCCCTACGCCGACTCCGGCCTGCCGAACCATTTCGACAAGGATGTCGCGTTCATCCAGTGGGCCGAACGCGAGGGGTACGACGTCACGTACGCGACCAGCGTGGACCTGCACGCCGGACGGGTCAGCCCGCGCCGGCACCGGGTGCTGGTGTTCCCCGGCCATGACGAGTACTGGTCGACCCAGATGCGCCGGGTGGTGGAGGAGGCCCGCCACGACGGCACCCACCAGGTGTGGCTGTGCGCCAACAACATGTACTGGCGGGTGCGTTTCGAGCCGAACGCGCACGGCGTCGAGGACCGGGTCATGGTCTGCTACAAGGACATGACCGACCCGGTGTACCACGTCGGCGGCCCGACCGTCCTGTGGCGGACGGTCGACCAGCCGGAGCAGAGCGTGCTCGGCGCGCAGTACGTCGCGATCGTCGGCCGTCCGGCGCCGCTCGTGGCCTCCGGGACCGACCACTGGTTCTGGGCCGGCACCAAGGTGCGGGAGGGGCAGCGGTTCCCGCGCCTGGTCGGGGTGGAGGCCGACGCGATCCAGTCCCGGTACCAGCTGCCGGCCGCTGTCGAGCACGTGTCGCTGTCCGCCTCCCCGTTCTACGACCCGGCGGGCCGGCGCAGGATGCAGAACACCAGCCTGTACCAGGCGCCGAGCGGGGCTTGGGTGTTCGTGGCCGGCACGTTCCACTGGCCGCTGGCGCTGAGCAAGCCGGGATGGGTGGAGCCGCGCATCCAGCAGGCCACCGAGAACCTGTTCCGGAAGCTGCTGGCGAAGTAA